The nucleotide sequence CACCCCAGGTATCGATCATGTAGCGCAGCTGGTGTTCGGTGAACACGACGGTATCGAAGTAGAGCTTCTTGATGTACTCGCTGGGTGGTTTGCTGATGGTTGTCCGACAATCATCGCGCAGATGATAAGGATGGTCAAAACGGCCTGAGTACGCGGGGATATAACCGCCGCCATGGGCGATGCAGATTTTTAGGCCGGGGTATTTTTCGAGGTATCCGTCGAACACCAAATGCCCAACAGCGAGTGCTGACTCTAAAGGATGGCCGATGGTGTTACGGAAGTAATGATCCCCCATACGTTCCTTGAAGGATGTGCCAATGGGATGAATGAAAATCATCACGCCCATTTCTTCAATGCGCTGAAATAGTTTCTCAAGGCCTGCGCGGGTCAAGTCGGTCCCATTGACGTTGGTTGAAATCTCCACACCCTTGAAACCAAGGTCGTTCACGCAGCGTTCCAGCTCCGCAATCGACATATCGACGTCCTGCAGTGGCAGCGTTCCAAGGCCGACGAAGCGGTCCGGGTGGGTGCCAACGACTTCCGCAATTCGATCATTTACAACATTGCAAGTATCGCGCGCGAATTCAGCTGGCTTGTCGTAGTTATAATGAAACGGCGATGTTGAGATGGCTTGAACGTCAATGCCTTGCTTGTCCATGTCTGCCAGTCGTATTGCCGGATCCGTCAGCTTGGGGCGCAGGGATTTTTGTAATTCTTTGTTGATGGAGACTGTCAGAGGGTTGTTATCGACAGACCCACCGTAAAGATCGGGTAGGCTCGCCAACATGTCATCCGCCTTATGGACATGAATATGGCAATGAATATCAACAGTAAAAAATTTATTGCCGTTCTGAACGGTTTGGGCATGGCCGTGATCGTCCGCCGGGGCATGGTTCGCGCATTTGAAAAACATCGTCTTCTCCTGATGGAATTAATTCGAATTAGGGCCACAGTGTAGTCATTGT is from Rhodospirillaceae bacterium and encodes:
- a CDS encoding amidohydrolase, translating into MFFKCANHAPADDHGHAQTVQNGNKFFTVDIHCHIHVHKADDMLASLPDLYGGSVDNNPLTVSINKELQKSLRPKLTDPAIRLADMDKQGIDVQAISTSPFHYNYDKPAEFARDTCNVVNDRIAEVVGTHPDRFVGLGTLPLQDVDMSIAELERCVNDLGFKGVEISTNVNGTDLTRAGLEKLFQRIEEMGVMIFIHPIGTSFKERMGDHYFRNTIGHPLESALAVGHLVFDGYLEKYPGLKICIAHGGGYIPAYSGRFDHPYHLRDDCRTTISKPPSEYIKKLYFDTVVFTEHQLRYMIDTWGADKVVMGTDYPYDMAEPDPVGHVNSVQGLDDDGKAKIMGGNAAELLGLDISQFYKSS